The DNA segment CTGGCGTCTCATTGCCTCCAGCATTCTAATAGTGTCGCTTACACGGCCTTGCTTCATATaacccttcattaaagttgtgtaTATTCTAGAGTCAGGAGCATAAGCTTTAGGCAATAATGGTGGCTCGGTGTTACTAGCTTCAACCCAATTTGGAAGTAACTTGTTAAACACATTATTCTCATCCTTATCCTCGACTGTATCTTCCTCATCTTCACAATAATCATCCAAATTCGCCTCCCTAAGAATCTTACAAAGATCTCTCCTTTCTTCTCTCATTGCTTGAACAATTTTCTCCGCGGCTTCCAGGTCCTCAAACCCAACATAGGCAGCCACAAGGGAATGCAAAGTGGTCATACACAAAGGAATTCCCTTCTCAATTACCCTCTCCAAGACAAACACAAGCAAATCTTTCCTATCACACCTAGCGCAAAGCTTAATTAGAACATTATAAGTCAAGATATCTGGCTCAGCTCCGAACTCAGACATTTCCTCAAACAGCTGGAGGAACATTTTCGTATCTCCCGTATTAGCACAAGCATTAAGTACGTTATTGAAAGCAGCCGTGTCCGGCCTCGAGTCAGCCACCATTGCCACATCCGAGAAGCGACGTACACGGCGAGTGATTAACTTAAAGAGCTTGATAGCTTGGGTAGGGCCATCATCCGGGGAGGAGGCGAGGCGACTCAGAACGGCAGACCAGGCCTTGACGTGGGGGAGATAGCCGGAACGCAGCATGGAGTTGATAAGGGAGACAGCGTAAATGAGTTGACCGGATTTGGTGGCGGAGACGGCGAGTAGACCAAGGGAATTGGCATCGAGGCGGTGGAGTTGGCGGTCATGGCGGAGGCGCGTGAGAATGGACTGAGCTCGAGAAAGACTGAGAGGGGTGTTTTGATAGGAAAGTTGGGAGACTAAGCGGCTAAGGCAAGTGGGACATGGAAGGTGAGTGGATTGGGTATAGAGGGTCCAAGCCTCTTCGGTTTTTCTTTGGCGGAGGAGAGACAAGAGTCTCTGGTCATTACTAGCAGTAGTGAGAGAAAGGTCTGCTGTTGTAGGATTGGCTTGTTCGGTGTGCGCACGGTAAAGGCGCGCGGGTTTGGACTTGacggtggtagtggtggtggtgtttAGGGTGGAGGAAGGTGATGGAGGAAGGGACCAGTGGAAAGTGAGGTTGTGAGTGAGTGAGTATGGATTAGAAAGTAGCGAGGAAGAGCAGGAGGATGAGGACAATGTTGCGTTCATGACTGGCAGCGCTGCTCCATTTGGGAAAGGAAAATgaaagagaagaagaaagagaTTAATTTATGTGGCTTCGGTGGGAGTTAGATGTAATACGTAGAACATGTCCTATCCTCTTCTTTGTTCAACTCCCACTGTTTCTTTTTCAAGAGAATTACTATCTAGTTATTTAACCTTTTTATTTTAACGAAATCAACTGCTGTTGAACTAGTGTTTGGATTTAGTCCTTATTTTTCACCTTATCAACAAAACAATTTACGAACTAATTCAATTTTAAAAACAGTAGAGCCCATGAATGTACAAGTAAAGATAATAGATGTGCAAGGAGTAAATGAATAGCTAAAAGAAAAGACCCCATGCATTCTGTAAACAACTTTGTCAATAACATTAGCAATATGTTAATTAAATACTAATATCCGAAACTGTCTGAGCAGATACTTCCATGGTAAAGATATCTGTACACTGATTTGTACAAGGAATGTTGGAAAGCCAGTCCATCCAATGATAAAGATATTCTGTACAACTTCCCAACTTCTGTTAATCAACTACCTGTATCTCAAACCTATGTACGCATCCCACCAAATGCATAGTCAGTGAAGACAAGGAGCTTCCTCTTGTTCCATAATAATCAGTCGTCGTTTCCTACCTTCATCAATTCCGACCACTCACCAGGCATTCATTCTTTCTTTTCCCTGTACAAAAGCACCTATGCTAATAATTACAAATTCACAATCTATGTAGCAGTGAAACTATGAAAGATGGAATGACCCTTGTCCTTCTGTTATGGCGTACAAAAGCTTCTCTTTCATCTTGTCCTGCAAATACATAAACATTTGTTAAAGAGTGGGGGGAAAATACAAATGCATGCATTTAAAAAGGCGATCAAGTTTACCTTTGAAGAGTAAGGTGGCAACTTCAGATAATTAGCACATGTCATTACACTGGGTAGATCTGCATctacgtaattgctacaatgcTGTAAAGAACAGAAAGATGATTAAGATCACTCAAATATTAAGTACACTAAAAATCTAGGCAGAGGGAGATGGGGGCAGGAAAGAGTTGTTCACTGTCACAGACCTTCCGGACAATTGTCAGTTTTGGATTCAAAGATGCCAAACCTCCTGGAGGAAGCCGAGGTGCCCCAGTTACAAACTGCAGAAATGCTCGCCGCTGTTCTTGACTAAACTCTCGCATGATTTCCAGTAACTGCAAATTTGCATAGAAACTGAGCGAGTGATTTTCAAGATCCACAATATGAAACTTGAATGCTAAAACCAACAATGATAAGAGAGAGAGAGCCAACATTAGTGATTGGAGGACTGCTAGCAGCATATCCATGATCAAATTTGATATGATCCAACAGCTCATTAAACTGCTTTAACATAAACAAATAATCAAATATGAAATCATAACTTAGAAAATGATAGTATTCAGGGAATTAGGAGTACAGAATGATCAATCAAATAAATGTTATACATACAGCCCAAAAATCACGTTCTCCACATAGCAATCTCTCTAATTCCTCCTCAATGAAAATCTGAAGATGCTTGATTGGAAAAACCTGAAATTTTGAAGTAAAACAGGCAAATGAATcaattaataacaaaataattaCTGTTAATTATTGcttattaacaaaataaaaataaaatagcaaTTGGAATTCGAATTACAAATTGGACAATGAAAATAGCCAAAAAGATCTGATTAAACACTAAAAAATTTAAAGAGGAAAATATCCTGTCAACAGAGGGGAAAAGTGAAAAtatttgttatggaaagtcaatcactatattatttctctatatattctgtattctgtattcctatttaggatttcttatttaaaatttcttcctaattagtagaacacaattataggaatcaattgtatatatatacccatgtacagattaattgaaattaaggagaatcatctctttctacatggtatcagagcaggtcatctatctagggtgactatttgttctcaccacccagcttaaGAGAGatcttggccgccgaccggccgtccCCTCTGATCCGGTCGTTGGAATCCAAGTGCGTGAGGCTCACGCGCCCAACTCAGGTTCTCGCCATTTCTTCACTCGCCGGCGCGTGGAGGCACGTCCGCCGGCCGTTTCGACTCCAATCAGCATCGCCAACgttgcctcaaccccctcattccaccactgtgtgctattgcctgatccagtacaccattaaaggacttctgaggtttgaccctcaaatcctatttcggtatttgcttgatttgtaattttgggttattttgcggctgtaagcactttggattagcgtttcggttagttttctttgtctcaacaaataacagacaataagaatgttatttcagatgtgattccggtgatgactaagatcatggaacacaaacttaatggttcgaattacctggagtggagtaagcctgttaaggtctatttgcgtagcactgataaggatgatcaccttactaaagacccACCTACTGATAATACAcggcaaacttggctaagggaggatgctcggttgtttttgcaatttcgaaactcgattcacagtgaggtaattagtttaattaatcactgtgaatttgttaaggaattaatggattacttaaattttttgtattatgataaagggaatatctctcatatttatgatgtttgtaaggcattttaccatgctgagaaagaggataagtctctcacggtttttttaatgggttttaaacgggtatatgagaaacttaatgtattgt comes from the Hevea brasiliensis isolate MT/VB/25A 57/8 chromosome 5, ASM3005281v1, whole genome shotgun sequence genome and includes:
- the LOC110633931 gene encoding pentatricopeptide repeat-containing protein At3g09650, chloroplastic; the encoded protein is MNATLSSSSCSSSLLSNPYSLTHNLTFHWSLPPSPSSTLNTTTTTTVKSKPARLYRAHTEQANPTTADLSLTTASNDQRLLSLLRQRKTEEAWTLYTQSTHLPCPTCLSRLVSQLSYQNTPLSLSRAQSILTRLRHDRQLHRLDANSLGLLAVSATKSGQLIYAVSLINSMLRSGYLPHVKAWSAVLSRLASSPDDGPTQAIKLFKLITRRVRRFSDVAMVADSRPDTAAFNNVLNACANTGDTKMFLQLFEEMSEFGAEPDILTYNVLIKLCARCDRKDLLVFVLERVIEKGIPLCMTTLHSLVAAYVGFEDLEAAEKIVQAMREERRDLCKILREANLDDYCEDEEDTVEDKDENNVFNKLLPNWVEASNTEPPLLPKAYAPDSRIYTTLMKGYMKQGRVSDTIRMLEAMRRQDDNASHPDHVTYTTVVSALVRAGSMDRARQVLAEMTRIGVPANRITYNILLKGYCQQLQIDKAKELLKEMADDAEIEPDVVSYNTLVDGCIQVDDSAGALAFFNEMRSKGIAPTKISYTTLMKAFALSGQPKLANQVFDEMFKDPRVKVDLIAWNMLVEGYCKLGLVEEAKKIIQRMKENGFYPNVATYCSLANGIALARKPGEALLLWKEVKERCMVQKEGEKKSNSDSPVPPTLKPGEGLLDTLADICVRAAFFQKALEIVACMEENGIPPNKTKYKKIYVEMHSRMFTSKHASQARQDRRRERKRAAEAFKFWLGLPNSYYGSEWRLDGDDYS